GGTAACGGCTGCTTAGGGTTCCGCCCTTACGGCGGGTCACCTTTTCCAAACGCCGAAAAGGTAACCCAAAAGGCTTGCTCCTACGTTCGGCCCTCGCAGGCTCGGGTTCCTTCGCTGCGGGATCGATCCGGGCGCAGCGCCTCCGGTTTGCTTCGCTGCACCTCCTTCCGCTGTGTCTGGCTGCGCCAGACGGTCGCTGCGCTCCCACGCCCGGATCAATCCCTCCGCTCAGCCTTCCGACGTCGCCGGTGGATCAAGATCAAAAGCCGCAGGCGAGCTGACACTCGGCCTAGAGGTGGACGCGGAGACTGTAGGAGCTGCCGAAGGCTGCGATCTTTTGATCATGCTTTTGCTTTTGCTCTTGCTCTTGTAGGAGTGAGCCTGCTCGCGATAGCTATATCAAAGATACGAATGAACAGCGGACCTGCCCTGATCCCTGTGGGAACCGGCTTGCCAGCGATGGCGGCCTGATAGCCGACCAGTCTCTGGCGGATATATACCCGGTCCCGACTGTGAACGAGCCTGCTGGCGAAGGCTTTTTTTGGGGCGGTGGGGTATTTTTTGAGTGAGTACATATCCATTGCTGCGGTAACGGCTGCTTAGGGTTCCGCCCTTACGGCGGGTCACCTTTTCCAAACGCCGAAAAGGTAACCGAAAAGGCTTGCTCCGACGTTCGGCCCCTCGCGGGCTCGGGGTTCCTTCGCTGCGGGATCGATCCGGGCGCAGCGGCTCCGGTTTGCTTCGCTGCACCTCCTTCCGCTGTGTCTGGCTGCGCCAGACGGTCGCTGCGCTCCCACGCCCGGATCAATCCCTTCAGTCAGCCTTCCGACGTCGCTGGTGGATCAAGATCAAAAGCAGGCGAGCTGACACTCGGCCTAGAGGTGGACGCGGAAACTGCAGGAGCTGCCGAAGGCTGCGATCTTTTGCTCTTGCTCTTGCTCTTGCTCTTGCTCTTGTAGGAGTGAGCCTGCTCGCGATAGCTATCTCAAGGATACGAATGAATGGCGGATCTACCCTGATTCCTCTGGGAACCGGCTTGCCAGCGATGGCGGCCTGATAGCCGACCAGTCTCTGGCGGATATATACCCAATGCCAACTGTGGGAGCGAGCCTGCTCGCGATAGCGGTGGGTCGGTCACTATTGAATTGACTGACCCACCGCTATCGCGAGCAGGCTCATTCCTACAGGGGATCGCGTAGGTCCGTGATGTCACCCGCGAATAAACGCCAACAAATCCGCATTGATCGTCTCCGCCTGCGTCGTCGGCATGCCATGCGGAAACCCCGGATACGATTTCAGCGTGCCATTGGGCAACAGTTTCGCCGACAACGGTCCGGAGTTGGCGTACGGCACAATCTGGTCGTCCTCGCCATGCATCACCAGCACCGGCACGCTGACTTTTTTCAGATCTTCGGTGAAGTCAGTCTGCGAAAACGCGACGATGCCGTCGTAGTGCGCCTTGGCGCCGCCGATCATGCCTTGCCGCCACCAGTTGGCGATGATCCCTTCCGACGCCTCGGCGCCAGGACGGTTGTAGCCGTAGAAAGGTCCGCTCGGCACATCGCGATAAAACTGCGCCCGGTTCGCTGCCAATTGCGCCTGAAAGCCATCGAACACCGATTTCGGCAAACCGCCCCGGGTTGCTTTCGGTCTGCACCATCAACGGTGGCACCGCACTGATCAAGACCGCTTTGCTGACCTTGTCCTGACCATGCCGGGCAATGTAATGGATGACCTCGCCGCCGCCGGTGGAATGGCCGACGTGGACAACGTTGCTCGTACCCAGATGATTGACCACGGCCAGCACATCGTCGGCGTAGTGGTCCATGTCGTGGCCGTCCCAGACCTGGCTTGAGCGCCCGTGCCCGCGCCGATCATGGGCAATCACCCGAAAGCCCTGCGCGAGAAAAAACAGCATCTGCGCGTCCCAGTCATCCGAACTGAGCGGCCAGCCGTGGTGGAAATGGATCACCGGAGCGTCGCGCGGGCCCCAGTCCTTGTAGAAGATGTCGACGCCGTCTCGAGTGGTGACAAAACCCATATTCGTTACTCCTGACCTGTGATGGACAACCGCGAGTTTCGCGGACCGGTTGCGCAGAGATACGACGACTCAGTGCGAGCCGTTATCAACTGTAGGATCAATGTCGGCCTCTGCATGACCGCTGGTCACAACGTCTGGCTTGGTGCGCAAATTAGGCTTTGCTGAAAGGGATAAGCGCGGGCGTCCGTAGGTTTTGCAGCCACAGCGACGCCCCTTCGCAACCCCGTGAGTCTGAGGAAACCCGCCGATGCTGACTCTGAATATCAATGGCAAGGATCAGGAACTCGATGTCCCCGCCGACATGCCGTTGCTCTGGGTTCTGCGTGATGTCGCGCACCTGACCGGCACCAAGTTCGGCTGTGGCATGGCCCAGTGCGGCGCGTGCACCGTGCACGTCGACGGTGCGCCATTACGCTCCTGCATTACCCCGGCTACTGCCGTCGCCCACGGGCAGAAAATCCTCACCATCGAAGGCCTGTCCACCGATGGTGCGCACCCGGTGCAGCAGGCGTGGGCGGAACTCGACGTGGTCCAGTGCGGTTACTGCCAGTCCGGGCAGATCATGTCCGCCGCCGCGTTGCTGGCGAAAATTCCCAACCCCACCGACAGCGATATCGATCAGGCGCTCTCCGGCAATATCTGCCGCTGCGGCACCTATCCGCGCATTCGCGCAGCGGTCAAACGCGCCGCCGAAATCGGCTGATTCATTCTGTGGGAGATAGACGATGAACAGTCCGGTATCGCGTCGAGGTTTTCTCAAGGGCAGTGCCGTGTTGGGTGGCGGTCTGATGGTGGCGTTTGTGGTGCCCGGGGCCAATCGCTTTGCCCGCGCGGCAGAGGATCAGAACAAGACGTTCGCGCCGAATGCGTTCCTGCGTATCGCGGCGGACAACAGCGTTACCGTGCTGCTCGGCCATTCGGAAATGGGCCAGGGCATCTGGACCGGCCTGACCATGCTGATTGCCGAAGAGCTCGACGCCGACTGGTCGAAAATCAGCGTCCAACACTCGCCAGCCTCGGCGGCGGATTACGGTTTGCCAGCGTTCGGCGGCATGCAGATCACCGGAGGCTCGACTTCGACCTGGATGGAATTTGACCGCTATCGCCTGGCCGGGGCGACGGCGCGGCAGATGCTGGTGGAAGCGGCGGCGAAACGCTTCGACGTTGCGCCTTCGACGATTCGCACTGAGTCCGGCGTGGTGATCGCCGGGGACAAACGCACGACCTACGGCGAACTGGCCGATGCCGCCGGGCAACTGCCGGTGCCGGACCCGAAAACCATCACGTTCAAGGAAGCCAAGGACTGGAAAGTCATCGGCAAACCGACCAAACGTCTGGACACCCCGGAAAAGATCACCGGCCGCGCCATATTCGGCATAGACGTGCAGTTCGAGGGCCTGATGACCGCCATGGTCGCTCGCGCGCCGGTGTTCGGCGCCACGGTCAAATCTTTCGAAGGCGCCGCAGCGCTGGCGATTCCCGGCGTGCACAAAGTGCTGCAGGTGCCCAGCGGAGTAGCGGTGGTGGCCGAGCATTTCTGGGCGGCAAAACTGGGCCGCGATGCCCTGACGGTCGATTGGGATCTCGGGCCGCTGGCCGACATGAGCAGCGAAAAGCTGCTGGACAGTTTCCGCAAACTCGCGGCGACGCCGGGTACGTCCGCCACTCAGGCCGGGGACGCCAAGGCCCATTTCGACAAGGCTGCGAAGAAAATCGATGTCGAATACAGCGTGCCGTATCTGGCCCATGCGCCGATGGAGCCGCTCAATTGCACGGTAAAGATCAGCACCGGCAAATGCGAAATCTGGACCGGCACGCAATTTCAGACCCTCGACCAGATGGTCGCCAGCAAGATCACCGGGCTCAAGCCTGAGCAGGTCGAGATTCACACCGAATTTCTCGGCGGTGGTTTCGGTCGCCGTGCCAACCCGACCTCGGATTTTGTCGCCGAAGCCGTGCAAGTCGCGAAAGCGGCAGGCCTGCCGGTGAAAACCGTGTGGGCGCGCGAAGATGACATTCGCGGCGGCTATTACCGCTCGATGTACTTGCATCAGGCCCGTGTCGGGCTGGGCGGCGATGGCCTGCCGATAAGTTGGCAGCATGTGCTGGTCGGACAATCGATCATGACCGGAACGATGCTTGAGGCGGCAATGGTCAAGAATGGCATCGATGCGACCTCGGTCGAGGGTGTGGCTGACAGTCCGTACATCAAGGACCTGCCTGATCATCAGGTCGATCTGCATTCGCCGCAGACCGGCATCAACGTGCTGTGGCTGCGTTCGGTGGGCCACACCCACACCGGGTTCGTCATGGAGTCGCTGATCGATGAACTGGCGACGGCGGCAGGCAAGGATCCGGTCGAGTACCGACGAACGCTGCTCAAGGCGCATCCGCGGCATCTTGGCGTACTCAATCTGGCGGTGGAGAAGGCCAACTGGGGCGCGCCGCTACCCGACGGCCATGCTCTCGGCGTAGCGGTGCACGAGTCGTTCGGCAGCTACGTGGCGCAAGTGGCGCAGGTGTCGCAGGACAATCTGGCGATTCGCGTGCATCGGGTGGTCTGCGCGGTGGACTGCGGCATTGCGGTGAACCCGCAGAGCATCACCGCGCAGATGGAATCGTGCATCACCTTCGGTCTCGGCATGGCGCTGCATAGCAAACTCACCGTCAAGGACGGCGGCGTCGTGCAATCCAACTATCACGATTACCAGGTGCTGCGGCTCAACGAAATGCCGGTGGTCGAAGTGCACATTGTCCCCAGCAGTGAGAAACCCGGCGGCATCGGCGAACCCGGCGTGCCACCGACCGCGCCGGCCGTGGCCAACGCGGTGTTCGCCCTGACCGGGCAACGCCTGCGCGAACTGCCACTGCAATTGTCGGGGGTGTGAGATGAAACGACATCTGGTGCTGGGCACCGTCGTGTTGCTGGGCCTAGGTGGCTACGCCTCGGACCTGTTTGCCGAGGATCAGCAGGCGTTGCAAGCCTTCGGCACGGTGCAGAAAGTTTTCCAGAGCCCGCGCTGCCAGAACTGTCACATTCCCGGCGATTCGCCGTTGCAGTTCGATGCCGGCATTCCCCATGCGATGAACGTGGTGCGCGGCCTGGACGGCAAGGGCGCCGCCGGTTTGCCTTGCGCCACCTGCCACGCTGAAAGCAATCCACCGGCCAGTTACGGCCCCCATGCACCTCCGGGCGCGCCGCACTGGAGCCTGCCACCAGCGGCGCACAAAATGGCCTGGATCGGCCTGCCTTCGGACAAGCTCTGCGCGATGATCAAGGACCGCGCGAGCAACGGCGATCGCGATTTCGCCGCGCTGTTAAAACACGTCAGCGAAGACAAACTGGTGCTCTGGGGCTGGAATCCCGGGGCAGGGCGCGCGCCGGTGCCGGTACCGCACGATATTTTCGTCGCGCAATTCAAACTCTGGGCCGATGCCGGCGGGCCGTGTCCGGTGGCGGGCGGCTGATGCGGAGCCCTTTCGTCCGGCGCTGAGTTATGCAACCTGCGAGCTTAGCCCCGCAACCATTCGTCCGCACCTGTCAGATCTGACAGGTGGCAACGCGCAATTTTTCCTGTTTCATGGCTTCTCCGTCCCCTCAGACCCGGAGCCTGCCCATGAACACCCCCGTGACAACAGACGAAACGCAATCGCAACCCGTCGAACCGCTGGTGCTGCGGCCACCGATTTTTTCCAGCATCAGGACGCCCGTCGAGGGCTACGACGGCGGCTTCGGTGTAGGAGCGGTCGAAGGTGGCCTGCGTTTTGTGATCAATCCCTGGGGCATCATGACGGCGGGGGACGAAGTCAGGGTTTACTGGGGCAATATCATTGACGATGTGTGGAGCCACACGCTGTTGGCCGGCGAGGAAAACAAGCCGCTGCACGGCCGCATTCCCTCCGGGCATGTGGTGCGGGGTGACGTTCATCCGTTGTTCTATTCGGTCAAGCGCTTGAATCAGGCGTGGGAAAATTCCACCCCGGAACTCAAGGTGCTGGTCAAGCTCGACCGCCCCGGCGGGTTTGATGATGATTACAACCAGGACGGTCATTCACACCTGCTGTACTCGATTCCGCAAGCCATCATCGACCATGGTATCGGTCCGGTCGAAGCGGAGGCGGGGGTGAAAGTCACCATCCTGCCGTATCCGTTCATGCGGGAGAACGACGTCATCCACCTTATCTTTGGCTCCAAGCGCCTTACCGAGCGCGTTACGCGCGAGCACGTTGAGGATCCGGTCAAACATCCACTGATCGTAAACATTGACGAGGCCAGCATTGTCGAGGTCGGCGATGGCACGCGGATCAGCGTGCACTATCAGGTGATCGACGAGGTCGGCAATTACCCGGACGAGCGCTCGCCCTGGTCGGCGCCCACCTATTTGCTGGTTGATCTCAAACAGAACCGGCTAAGCGCGCCCATCGTGCTGGAAGCTGACCCGGTGACGGGTGAAATCAAACTGGAAACACTGGGAGAAAAGGACGTCACCGTGCTGGTCAACACGTCGGAAGACCATTTCAGGGCCGGTGATATCGTCGTGATGACCTGGACGGGGACCCCGTCCGAAGGATCGCAAGTGGTCCACGGGCCGATCGAATTGCCCGTCGTTCGTGTCGGCCTGCAAGTTGTCTTCCCGATTCCCAACGCCAAGGTCAAGGCCATTGCCATGGGTTCGGCACTGGTGGCGTATACCTTGAAACGTGAGGGCGTCCCTGACCGTCCCTCGAAAAACGCCAGTGCCAGCGTCAAGGGCGAGATCAGCAATTTGCAGGCGCCGCAGGTGCTCGAAGCGTCCGGCGGCCACCTGCCGGCAGACGCGCCGCGCGCCACGGTGGCGGTGCTGTATTACCAAGGGCGCCGCAAGGGCGATCTGATCACGGTGCACTGGGAAGGTAAGCGTCCCGGCGGCGGCGATACGTATTACCCGATCCGCATCATCGTCGCTGACGAGCCGGAAGGCACGGCCATCGTCCGCGAGGTGCCGGCGAAGGAAATCCTGCTGCTGGACGGTGGTTCGGTGAAAGTCTGGTACTCCGTGGCCAATGACGACGTGATGCTCAACAGCGTGCGCAACTCGCTGCCGCTGAACCTCACTGTTGGCGACGCCCTGCCTGATCTGCAAAAACCGGAGGTGGCTCAGGCGGACGACAACGACGTCCTGCCGCCGGAGAACGCGCCGAATGGCGCTGATGTGACTGCACCGTTTGTCGATACAGTGAAAGACGACATTGTCGGCCTGCGCTGGGTGGGCTCGATCAGCGGCCCGCATCCAAAATATGAAATTCCCCTGAGCACACACACCGCGGGTTACCCCGTGCCGTTTCACGTGCACCTCGCGCACATCGAGGCCAATCGCAATGGCCAGGTGGACGTGAGCTACTACGTCATATTTGCCTCGGGCGAGCCGACACGCTACTCGCAAGTCCGCACCCTGAGCATCGGCGAGCCGCAACCGCAATGGGACGCGCCCAGCGTACTGGAAGCCCCCGGCGGACAGCTCGACCCCAATGTCCATCAGGAAGGGTTCACGGTACGCGTCGACACCACCGCGCTGCAGCAGGACGATGGTATCGATCTGATCATCGAGGGGCGTGCAGGGGAGGGTTCGGCTCGGCCGGAGCGGCGGTATGTCACGGGAACAACGCCTATCGATTTTCCGATTGCGGCCTTGATTACCGCGGCCAATCTCGGGAGAGAAGTGAGTGTGCGTTATGAGGTGATACGCGACAGCGGGCCGACGCCTTCCAAAACCTTGCCGTTACGCATCGGCTTGTTGCAGAACTTGCCGATGCCACAACTGGAAGGAATTGAGGGCGACGCGTTCGATCCTGCATCCATACGCGACACCACCCGGGTGTTGTGCAACCAATGGTCGTTTCAGTTGTATGGCGCGCCTGTGTGGGTGAGTTACATCGAACAGCTGAGCGATGGGACCACACGGCAATCGATACCCCCTGCGGGCATACCGAACAATCAGTCCGATGGACTGGCCATGGCGGCTGAAGTGCAGTGGTTGCGCGAGTGCAAGGAAGGTTCAACCCTGAGAGTCGAGCTGAAAGTTGGATTGTTCAAGGCGGCGACGCTGGCGGATGCGGTGGCTTGTCCGGTGCGGGTATATGCGGTGAAAACTTTGTTTGATGATTTGACGACGTTTACTGGATCGGAACGGAATGGTTGGCGTGACAATTATCCAGAAGAATATCCAAGTAGAATCTTCGAAGAAGGTGGTGAGTACTTTTTGGAATACGGTGGTGTATTTAATACGCTCTATATTACAAAGGGTTTCGTTGGTCTTGCTGTTGGTCAGACTTTTGAAATAAGTTTTGATTATCTTGTAAGTGATTCAGCCATTATAAGAATAGTTAGGCCTGAGTATCCTGTTTACAGTAGGGCGGTTGACCCAACAGGTAGTTGGGCTGGTTTTAAGTTTGAATATGTAAATAATGCGCCCTCCCCAAGTATTACAATAAAGATTGAACAAGGATATCCAAAGCTGGATAATATTCGGATAAGACAAGTTTCATGAAGAAATTCTATGGGTTAGCGCTCGGGTTGATTGCTAAAGTATAGAGCCCAAAAACGCCGTTATCAAAAGTCCAGCTCGATTTAATTCGCGAGGATATATCTAAAAAAGTAAACAAAGGGGCCTTGTGGCCCCTTCGCCAGTTCGCGGCATTACAACATCTGTCACTAAAGGAAAACCCAGGTTTTCCAGCACTGTTTTGATGAAGATTTTGCTATCCACAGCCCCAAAACATCCAATTAACAACTCAACCTATGCCCGCGGTTAGCTGCGAATAGGATGAGCCATCGCACATTTAGCGCTACTCTAAAGTCCATCAACGCTGATGGAGTATGTGATGTTGGCTCCCGGAAAACCTGCCAATGAAGCTGCACGAATTGACGCGCTGCATGGCCTTAACCTCGACTCGGCTCCCGAGGAGCGCTTCGATCGCCTGACGCGCCTGGCCAAGCGCTTGTTCAATGTGCCGATCGCGTTGGTCACGCTCGTGGACAAGGATCGTCAGTGGTTCAAGTCCTGTGTGGGGCTTGATGTCAGCGAGACGTCGCGCGATGTCTCGTTCTGCGGCCATGCGATTTTGCAGGACGAACTGATGCTGGTGCCCGATGCGCTGGAAGATCTGCGTTTTCATGACAATCCGCTGGTCACCGGCGCGCCGAATATTCGCTTTTACGCCGGTTATCCGCTGACCGTGCCCGACGGCAACAAGATGGGCACCTTGTGCCTGATCGATACCAAACCCCGCAACCTTGATGACGAAGAGCGGGCCCTGCTGCGTGACCTTGCGCAGATGGCCGAGCAAGAGCTGACGGCGGTGCAGTTGGCGAGCATGGATGAACTGACGCTGTTGTCCAATCGTCGCGGTTTCAAACAACTGGCCCAGCACGCGCTGGACGCCTGCGCGCGCCTGAACCGACCGGCGACGCTGCTGTTTTTCGATCTCAACGACTTCAAGCAGATCAACGATCTGTACGGCCATGCCGAAGGCGACAGCGCGCTGAAGACCTTCGCCGATGTGTTGCGCATTGCCTTTCGCG
This genomic interval from Pseudomonas koreensis contains the following:
- a CDS encoding alpha/beta fold hydrolase, which produces MIGGAKAHYDGIVAFSQTDFTEDLKKVSVPVLVMHGEDDQIVPYANSGPLSAKLLPNGTLKSYPGFPHGMPTTQAETINADLLAFIRG
- a CDS encoding alpha/beta fold hydrolase, which translates into the protein MGFVTTRDGVDIFYKDWGPRDAPVIHFHHGWPLSSDDWDAQMLFFLAQGFRVIAHDRRGHGRSSQVWDGHDMDHYADDVLAVVNHLGTSNVVHVGHSTGGGEVIHYIARHGQDKVSKAVLISAVPPLMVQTESNPGRFAEIGVRWLSGAIGSEPGAVLSRCAERTFLRLQPSWRRGVGRDHRQLVAARHDRRRQGALRRHRRVFAD
- a CDS encoding (2Fe-2S)-binding protein, encoding MLTLNINGKDQELDVPADMPLLWVLRDVAHLTGTKFGCGMAQCGACTVHVDGAPLRSCITPATAVAHGQKILTIEGLSTDGAHPVQQAWAELDVVQCGYCQSGQIMSAAALLAKIPNPTDSDIDQALSGNICRCGTYPRIRAAVKRAAEIG
- a CDS encoding xanthine dehydrogenase family protein molybdopterin-binding subunit, producing the protein MNSPVSRRGFLKGSAVLGGGLMVAFVVPGANRFARAAEDQNKTFAPNAFLRIAADNSVTVLLGHSEMGQGIWTGLTMLIAEELDADWSKISVQHSPASAADYGLPAFGGMQITGGSTSTWMEFDRYRLAGATARQMLVEAAAKRFDVAPSTIRTESGVVIAGDKRTTYGELADAAGQLPVPDPKTITFKEAKDWKVIGKPTKRLDTPEKITGRAIFGIDVQFEGLMTAMVARAPVFGATVKSFEGAAALAIPGVHKVLQVPSGVAVVAEHFWAAKLGRDALTVDWDLGPLADMSSEKLLDSFRKLAATPGTSATQAGDAKAHFDKAAKKIDVEYSVPYLAHAPMEPLNCTVKISTGKCEIWTGTQFQTLDQMVASKITGLKPEQVEIHTEFLGGGFGRRANPTSDFVAEAVQVAKAAGLPVKTVWAREDDIRGGYYRSMYLHQARVGLGGDGLPISWQHVLVGQSIMTGTMLEAAMVKNGIDATSVEGVADSPYIKDLPDHQVDLHSPQTGINVLWLRSVGHTHTGFVMESLIDELATAAGKDPVEYRRTLLKAHPRHLGVLNLAVEKANWGAPLPDGHALGVAVHESFGSYVAQVAQVSQDNLAIRVHRVVCAVDCGIAVNPQSITAQMESCITFGLGMALHSKLTVKDGGVVQSNYHDYQVLRLNEMPVVEVHIVPSSEKPGGIGEPGVPPTAPAVANAVFALTGQRLRELPLQLSGV
- a CDS encoding sensor domain-containing diguanylate cyclase translates to MLAPGKPANEAARIDALHGLNLDSAPEERFDRLTRLAKRLFNVPIALVTLVDKDRQWFKSCVGLDVSETSRDVSFCGHAILQDELMLVPDALEDLRFHDNPLVTGAPNIRFYAGYPLTVPDGNKMGTLCLIDTKPRNLDDEERALLRDLAQMAEQELTAVQLASMDELTLLSNRRGFKQLAQHALDACARLNRPATLLFFDLNDFKQINDLYGHAEGDSALKTFADVLRIAFRESDVVGRLGGDEFVALLTGSSHVETTRIMARLKEILEERNATLHRGYAIRFSVGQIEYDPARHDTVDRLLADADSAMYAHKQTLKGC